In Phyllobacterium zundukense, one DNA window encodes the following:
- a CDS encoding tartrate dehydrogenase, giving the protein MREYAIAAIPADGIGPEVIAAGITVLASLEKRLGDIKFNIENFDWGSDYYKKYGVMMPSDGLNQLKKFDAIYFGAVGAPDVPDHITLWGLRLPICQGFDQYANVRPTRILPGITPPLRNCGPGDLDWVIVRENSEGEYSGHGGRAHKGLPEEVGTEVAIFTRVGVTRIMRYAFKLAQARPRKFLTVVTKSNAQRHGMVMWDEIAAEVAEEFPDVTWDKMLVDAMTVRMTLNPRSLDTIVATNLHADILSDLAGALAGSLGVAPTANIDPERRYPSMFEPIHGSAFDITGKGIANPVATFWTAVQMLDHLGETDASARLMRAVERVTGAGILTPDIGGTATTKEVTEAVVDAIYSSNS; this is encoded by the coding sequence GATCGCAGCCGGAATAACAGTACTGGCCAGTCTTGAGAAACGGCTCGGCGACATCAAATTCAACATCGAGAATTTCGATTGGGGTTCGGATTATTACAAGAAGTACGGGGTGATGATGCCCTCGGATGGGCTGAACCAGCTCAAGAAATTCGATGCTATCTATTTCGGCGCAGTGGGCGCGCCAGACGTGCCCGATCACATTACGCTCTGGGGTCTGCGTCTGCCGATCTGTCAGGGCTTCGACCAGTATGCCAATGTCCGCCCCACCAGAATCCTGCCGGGCATCACGCCGCCTCTGCGTAATTGCGGCCCCGGGGATCTCGACTGGGTTATTGTGCGTGAGAATTCGGAAGGTGAATACTCCGGCCATGGGGGGCGCGCTCACAAGGGGCTGCCGGAAGAGGTGGGAACCGAGGTCGCCATCTTCACCCGCGTCGGCGTTACACGCATCATGCGCTATGCCTTCAAGCTGGCACAGGCGCGACCGCGCAAATTCCTGACTGTCGTCACCAAATCCAACGCCCAGCGCCACGGTATGGTGATGTGGGATGAAATTGCCGCGGAAGTCGCGGAAGAATTCCCCGACGTCACGTGGGACAAGATGCTGGTGGATGCCATGACGGTCCGCATGACGCTTAATCCGAGAAGCCTCGACACCATCGTTGCCACAAATCTGCATGCTGACATTCTGTCCGACCTTGCGGGCGCATTGGCCGGCAGCCTCGGCGTTGCACCCACTGCCAATATCGATCCAGAACGTCGCTACCCGTCAATGTTCGAGCCAATCCATGGCTCGGCCTTTGATATCACCGGGAAAGGCATCGCCAATCCGGTCGCTACGTTCTGGACCGCTGTACAGATGCTCGACCATCTCGGAGAGACGGATGCATCCGCGCGGCTGATGCGCGCCGTCGAGCGCGTTACCGGCGCTGGCATCCTCACACCCGATATCGGTGGAACCGCGACGACAAAGGAGGTTACCGAGGCAGTGGTCGACGCGATCTACTCTTCGAACAGCTGA
- a CDS encoding TIGR03862 family flavoprotein — protein MQGKQIAIIGGGPAGLMAAEVLSLSGHSVTVYDSMPTVSRKFLLAGKSGLNITHAEEYTHFANRYGLASDRLRPALDAFTPNDVRSWAAALGTETFVGSSGRVFPKAMKASPLLRAWLSRLNTQGVKILTRHRWTGFVESGYAFDTPSGPTIVHCDAALLALGGASWPRLGSDGSWTSWLRGKGVEVRDFQPANCGFDVGWSEMFRERFAGEPVKSVIATSDAGTFPGEFVITANGIEGSLVYAHAASLRDRLERDGTATLVLDLSPGRTTERVARDIAQQDRKASLSNRLRKGAGIEGVKAALVREVAQEGDLADPQRLSRLIKALPLPVLKPRPIEEAISSAGGVSWSGVDDRYMLKAIPGIFVAGEMLDWEAPTGGYLLTACFATGRAAARGIEAWLRR, from the coding sequence ATGCAAGGAAAACAGATCGCAATAATTGGCGGGGGACCTGCCGGACTTATGGCTGCGGAGGTGCTGTCCCTCTCTGGTCATTCAGTAACTGTCTATGACAGCATGCCAACGGTTAGTCGCAAATTTCTCCTCGCGGGAAAGTCCGGCCTTAACATTACACATGCCGAGGAATATACGCATTTCGCCAACCGTTATGGCCTTGCGTCCGATCGATTGCGCCCTGCCCTTGATGCCTTCACGCCGAACGATGTGCGATCCTGGGCAGCAGCGCTTGGCACGGAGACTTTCGTCGGCTCCTCCGGGCGCGTCTTTCCGAAGGCAATGAAGGCCTCGCCACTTCTGCGCGCCTGGCTTAGCAGACTGAACACGCAAGGCGTCAAAATCCTGACCCGTCATCGCTGGACGGGTTTTGTCGAAAGCGGTTATGCGTTCGATACTCCATCTGGTCCCACAATCGTTCACTGCGATGCCGCGTTGCTGGCGCTTGGCGGTGCAAGCTGGCCGCGGCTTGGATCCGATGGATCCTGGACATCGTGGCTACGCGGTAAGGGGGTGGAGGTCCGCGACTTTCAACCCGCAAATTGCGGTTTCGATGTCGGCTGGAGCGAGATGTTCCGGGAACGTTTCGCTGGCGAACCGGTAAAATCTGTGATTGCCACATCGGACGCGGGCACGTTTCCCGGTGAGTTCGTGATAACGGCGAACGGCATCGAGGGTAGTCTCGTCTACGCGCATGCGGCCAGTTTGCGCGACCGACTTGAAAGGGACGGCACAGCCACCCTCGTGCTCGACCTTTCGCCCGGCAGAACAACGGAGCGGGTGGCACGGGATATCGCGCAACAAGACAGGAAGGCAAGCCTCTCCAATCGGCTTCGCAAGGGAGCGGGTATCGAGGGCGTCAAGGCAGCCCTGGTGCGGGAAGTCGCTCAAGAAGGCGATCTGGCCGATCCGCAACGTCTCTCCAGGCTCATCAAGGCCCTGCCGCTTCCTGTCCTCAAACCACGGCCCATCGAGGAGGCTATCTCTTCGGCCGGCGGCGTTAGCTGGAGCGGCGTTGACGACCGTTATATGCTCAAGGCAATCCCCGGAATTTTCGTTGCCGGGGAAATGCTTGACTGGGAAGCACCTACCGGGGGTTATCTCCTCACCGCCTGTTTTGCTACCGGCCGGGCGGCGGCTCGAGGGATTGAGGCATGGTTGCGGCGTTGA
- a CDS encoding SPW repeat protein yields MANALMEGKKTQDWANLVLAVCLFISPWFFGFMAETTPTWNAWVVGIVLGALTVAAISAFAEWEEWANMVLGLWLVASPWVLGFTANVNAMWTHVVLGLLVAAVSAWAVWDFRHPHAHA; encoded by the coding sequence ATGGCAAACGCGCTGATGGAAGGAAAGAAAACACAGGATTGGGCCAACCTGGTCCTGGCGGTATGCTTGTTCATCTCCCCTTGGTTCTTCGGCTTCATGGCCGAAACCACGCCGACATGGAACGCATGGGTCGTCGGCATCGTACTCGGTGCACTGACTGTCGCAGCGATTTCAGCATTCGCCGAATGGGAGGAGTGGGCAAACATGGTACTCGGGCTCTGGCTGGTCGCGTCTCCCTGGGTGCTTGGTTTTACGGCCAATGTGAACGCGATGTGGACTCACGTGGTCCTTGGGCTGCTCGTCGCCGCCGTGTCGGCTTGGGCGGTTTGGGATTTCCGCCACCCCCACGCTCACGCCTAA
- a CDS encoding bifunctional sugar phosphate isomerase/epimerase/4-hydroxyphenylpyruvate dioxygenase family protein, with protein sequence MKTSIATVSLSGELPEKLDAIARAGFNGVEIFENDFLAFDGSARDVGKMVRDHGLEITLFQPFRDFEGMPEPQRSRAFDRAERKFDVMQDLGTDLVLVCSNVSPIALGGVDRAAADFHELGERAAKRGLRVGYQALAWGRHINDHRDAWEIVRRADHPSIGLILDSFHTLARKIDVNSIRSIPKEKIFIIQLADAPLIDMDLLYWSRHYRNMPGEGDLPVLDFMRSVAATGYDGYLSLEIFNDQFRGGSPKPIATDGHRSLIYLGDQVKQSEPDVAMTVPAMPGPIEVNGVEFVEFAANEDEARELASLLNTLGFRKTGTHKTKQVSRYSQGGINLVINTEREGFAHSSYAVHGTSAYALGLNVADARATVERARALGAEPFEQGVGPSEVTMPAIRGVGGGVLYFVDGKSELRNIWEIEFDPVEDDATTRDAGLLQFDHVAQTMNFDEMLTWLLFYTSILKARKTPMVDIIDPSGIVRSQVVENEAGSLRITMNGAENRRTLAGHFLAEKFGSSVQHLAFRTDDIFETAKVLKANGFVPLQISPNYYDDVEARFGLDPDLADRLKEANILYDRDENGEYFQLYSPNYGEGFFFEIVQRRGYKGYGAPNAIFRIAAQKRFMRPQGMPKKR encoded by the coding sequence ATGAAAACGTCGATAGCAACGGTTTCGCTCAGCGGGGAACTTCCGGAAAAGCTGGATGCAATTGCCCGAGCCGGATTCAATGGCGTCGAAATATTCGAGAACGATTTTCTGGCCTTCGACGGCAGCGCGCGCGATGTGGGCAAGATGGTCCGTGATCATGGGCTGGAGATTACGCTCTTCCAGCCCTTCCGTGATTTTGAAGGCATGCCCGAGCCGCAGCGATCCCGCGCCTTTGACCGGGCCGAACGCAAATTCGATGTGATGCAGGACCTCGGCACGGATCTCGTTCTGGTCTGCTCCAATGTTTCCCCGATCGCGCTGGGCGGTGTTGACCGCGCTGCAGCAGATTTCCATGAACTCGGTGAACGCGCGGCCAAACGGGGTCTTCGCGTTGGCTATCAGGCACTCGCCTGGGGACGGCATATCAACGACCATCGTGACGCCTGGGAAATCGTCCGGCGTGCCGATCACCCCAGTATCGGCCTGATTCTCGACAGCTTCCATACACTTGCGCGAAAGATCGACGTCAATTCCATCCGCTCGATCCCCAAGGAAAAGATCTTCATCATCCAGCTGGCGGACGCACCGCTGATCGACATGGATCTGCTCTACTGGAGTCGCCACTACCGGAACATGCCGGGCGAGGGCGATCTACCCGTTCTCGATTTCATGCGCTCTGTCGCTGCCACGGGCTACGATGGCTATCTATCGCTGGAGATCTTCAATGACCAGTTTCGTGGCGGTTCGCCAAAACCGATTGCAACAGACGGTCACCGCTCGCTGATCTATCTCGGCGATCAGGTGAAACAAAGTGAGCCGGACGTCGCAATGACGGTTCCGGCAATGCCGGGGCCTATCGAGGTCAACGGCGTTGAATTCGTTGAATTCGCGGCCAATGAGGACGAAGCCAGAGAGCTTGCCTCGCTTCTGAATACGTTGGGTTTCCGCAAAACCGGTACCCACAAGACCAAACAGGTGAGCCGTTACAGTCAGGGCGGCATCAATCTTGTTATCAACACCGAACGGGAAGGTTTCGCCCACTCTTCCTATGCGGTCCATGGCACGTCGGCTTACGCGCTCGGCCTCAATGTGGCGGATGCCCGCGCGACTGTCGAACGCGCCCGGGCACTCGGGGCGGAACCCTTCGAACAGGGCGTCGGACCGTCCGAGGTCACGATGCCCGCCATACGCGGTGTGGGCGGGGGGGTTCTCTATTTTGTCGATGGCAAATCGGAGCTCAGGAACATCTGGGAGATTGAATTCGACCCCGTCGAGGACGATGCCACGACACGGGATGCCGGACTGCTGCAATTCGACCATGTGGCGCAGACGATGAATTTCGATGAAATGCTGACCTGGCTTCTCTTTTACACATCAATCCTCAAGGCGAGGAAGACGCCGATGGTTGATATCATCGATCCGTCTGGCATCGTGCGCAGCCAGGTCGTCGAAAACGAGGCCGGTTCGCTGCGCATCACGATGAACGGTGCAGAGAACCGGCGCACCCTGGCCGGTCATTTCCTTGCCGAGAAATTCGGATCGAGTGTCCAGCACCTGGCCTTCAGGACGGACGATATCTTTGAGACAGCCAAGGTGTTGAAAGCCAACGGCTTTGTGCCGTTACAGATTTCGCCGAACTATTACGATGACGTTGAAGCACGCTTCGGTCTTGACCCTGATCTTGCCGACAGGCTCAAGGAGGCCAATATTCTCTATGATCGCGATGAGAATGGCGAGTATTTCCAACTCTATAGCCCGAACTACGGCGAGGGGTTCTTCTTCGAGATCGTCCAACGCAGGGGCTACAAGGGTTACGGCGCCCCCAATGCCATCTTCCGCATAGCGGCGCAAAAACGCTTCATGCGGCCGCAGGGAATGCCAAAAAAGCGTTAG
- a CDS encoding 3-keto-5-aminohexanoate cleavage protein, with product MNPVVIAVAITGSVPRKRDNPAVPISPAEQIESTHEAYEAGASLVHIHVRNDDESPSSDPERFAAVQAGIVSHCPGIIVQFSTGGRGRDPGQRGSSLYLKPDMASLSTGSVNFPTIVYENHTTLVTDLATKMRENGIRPEIEIFDLSHLHGARRLVEAGLMDDHPHIQFVMGVENALPADEHLLDVLRGELRRILPKATWTAAGIGRHQAPVMEWALLRGANAVRTGLEDNIRVIKERLARSNAELVEIAAEIVVRHGRRVATCDEARTILTLPTTPAGAA from the coding sequence ATGAACCCAGTCGTCATTGCAGTCGCGATCACCGGATCGGTGCCACGCAAGAGGGACAACCCGGCTGTTCCGATCAGCCCGGCAGAGCAAATTGAATCGACACACGAGGCCTATGAGGCCGGGGCATCGCTTGTGCACATTCACGTTCGCAATGACGACGAAAGCCCCTCGTCAGACCCCGAGCGCTTTGCAGCCGTTCAAGCCGGTATCGTCAGCCATTGCCCTGGAATCATCGTGCAGTTCTCGACAGGCGGCCGGGGCCGAGATCCCGGTCAGCGCGGATCATCGCTTTACCTCAAGCCCGATATGGCCTCGCTGTCGACAGGGTCGGTGAACTTCCCGACCATCGTCTACGAGAACCACACAACGCTCGTCACTGACCTTGCAACCAAGATGCGCGAGAACGGGATCCGGCCGGAGATCGAAATCTTTGATCTGTCGCATCTGCATGGTGCGCGCCGACTGGTAGAGGCCGGATTAATGGACGACCATCCGCATATCCAGTTCGTCATGGGAGTCGAGAACGCCCTACCTGCTGACGAACATCTTCTTGACGTTCTACGCGGGGAACTCCGGCGGATATTGCCTAAGGCAACGTGGACTGCGGCTGGCATCGGCCGCCATCAGGCACCGGTGATGGAATGGGCTCTGTTACGGGGAGCGAATGCTGTACGCACTGGCCTCGAGGACAATATTCGCGTGATCAAGGAGCGGCTGGCCCGAAGCAATGCAGAACTGGTCGAGATCGCGGCGGAGATAGTCGTACGCCATGGACGACGAGTTGCGACCTGTGACGAGGCGCGCACCATCCTGACCCTCCCAACAACACCGGCAGGTGCGGCATGA
- the aroQ gene encoding type II 3-dehydroquinate dehydratase translates to MLTARKILVLNGPNLNLLGKRQPEIYGHETLGDVEAECRSIAAELGFSVDFRQSNAEHELISWLHEARETVAGIVINPAGYSHTSVAIMDALAACPCPIIEVHISNIHRREAFRHHSYVSHVATGVICGCGTQGYTLALRRLSVLLEKVTP, encoded by the coding sequence ATGTTGACCGCTCGCAAGATCCTCGTGCTCAATGGCCCCAATTTGAACCTGCTCGGAAAGCGCCAGCCGGAAATCTACGGTCATGAGACGCTTGGCGATGTAGAGGCGGAATGCCGGTCCATCGCTGCTGAACTTGGGTTTTCAGTGGATTTTCGACAGAGCAACGCCGAACACGAGTTGATCTCCTGGCTCCATGAGGCTCGCGAGACCGTTGCTGGCATTGTCATAAATCCCGCAGGTTACTCGCATACTTCCGTCGCGATCATGGACGCGCTTGCGGCATGTCCCTGCCCGATCATCGAAGTGCACATTTCCAATATCCATCGCCGCGAGGCATTCCGCCACCACAGCTACGTGTCGCATGTCGCAACGGGCGTGATCTGCGGCTGCGGCACGCAAGGTTATACGCTGGCACTGCGCCGCCTTTCTGTTCTACTCGAGAAGGTCACTCCATGA
- a CDS encoding shikimate dehydrogenase has product MIHPERSRFLLGLVGAGIQASRTPPMHEREGDEQGFRLLYQSIDLEQLEVGPEALPELLIAAERMGFTGLNVTHPCKQAIIPCLDELSPDAAALGAVNTVGLSNGRRIGHNTDWWGFSESFKRGLPGAGLSSVVQLGAGGAGAAVAHALMTLGVRELVLSDRDKHRAEGVAAALNERFERFGAGCVRVSQDLATDMAKANGLVHCTPTGMEKYPGLPLPVELLHQKLWVAEIVYFPLETELLRTARRIGCRTLDGGGMAVFQAVEAFRLFTGVIPDHERMLRHFVQLGSGAKDAAA; this is encoded by the coding sequence ATGATCCATCCGGAACGTTCCCGCTTTCTCCTCGGCCTCGTCGGTGCGGGAATCCAGGCATCGCGCACCCCACCGATGCATGAGCGCGAGGGCGACGAGCAGGGCTTTCGCCTGCTGTATCAGAGCATCGACCTTGAGCAGCTTGAAGTTGGCCCCGAGGCTCTTCCGGAACTGCTGATCGCCGCGGAGCGCATGGGTTTTACCGGGTTGAATGTCACGCACCCCTGCAAGCAGGCCATCATTCCCTGTCTCGACGAGCTTTCGCCAGATGCGGCGGCGCTCGGCGCAGTCAATACAGTCGGCCTGAGTAATGGCCGCCGCATCGGTCACAATACCGATTGGTGGGGGTTTTCGGAGAGCTTCAAGCGCGGCCTTCCTGGTGCCGGGCTGTCTTCCGTCGTGCAACTCGGTGCTGGTGGAGCTGGCGCGGCGGTAGCCCATGCGCTCATGACGCTGGGCGTTCGTGAACTCGTCCTGTCGGATAGGGATAAGCATCGGGCAGAAGGGGTGGCTGCGGCGCTCAATGAGCGTTTCGAGCGTTTCGGCGCCGGCTGCGTTCGTGTCTCGCAAGATCTCGCAACCGATATGGCGAAGGCCAACGGTCTGGTCCATTGCACCCCGACGGGAATGGAGAAATACCCCGGCTTGCCGCTGCCCGTCGAATTGCTCCACCAGAAATTGTGGGTCGCCGAGATCGTCTATTTTCCGCTTGAAACCGAGCTCCTTCGCACTGCGCGCCGCATTGGCTGCCGCACGCTTGATGGCGGTGGAATGGCGGTCTTTCAGGCCGTTGAAGCTTTCCGACTGTTTACGGGCGTAATACCCGATCACGAGCGCATGTTGCGCCACTTTGTTCAACTCGGTTCAGGCGCGAAGGACGCAGCCGCCTGA
- a CDS encoding MFS transporter, whose translation MHQSVGVKAPGKAALASWIGSAVEYYDFFIYGTAAALIFPKIFFSAANPQAAAIASFATFGVAYIARPFGAVILGHVGDKFGRKKVLTFTLLLMGFSTFIIGCLPTYDHVGILAPILLVIARLLQGISAAGEQAGANSMTREHAPPNRRAFFTSFTLSGTQAGLILATLVFIPISKLPEADLLSWAWRIPFFLSLVVVIVGFWVRRTSPETPVFLEEARKHEKAKVPLVTLFSNYWADVLRIIFAALISVVSTIFSVFTLSYAVNTMQIDRSTMLTVLVLANIVALGAIPLWASLADRIGRKPVFIFGALGCAVLIWPYIWAISQGNLTLIFVLGILLSGVVYSASNGVWPALYGEMFDTRVRLSGMAIGTQIGFALGGFAPTISAALLGTGPNGWVPVAAFTSVTAIVAAISAATAFETYRTPMLELGKKPVNIAA comes from the coding sequence ATGCATCAATCAGTAGGGGTGAAAGCACCCGGAAAAGCGGCGCTAGCGAGTTGGATCGGAAGCGCTGTCGAATATTATGATTTCTTTATCTACGGCACCGCCGCAGCTCTGATCTTTCCGAAGATTTTCTTCTCGGCAGCCAATCCGCAGGCGGCCGCCATCGCTTCATTCGCAACCTTTGGCGTCGCCTATATCGCACGCCCCTTCGGCGCGGTCATCCTTGGTCACGTCGGTGATAAATTCGGCCGGAAAAAGGTTCTGACCTTTACCCTGCTCTTGATGGGTTTCTCGACCTTCATCATCGGTTGCCTGCCGACCTATGATCATGTCGGCATTCTCGCACCAATTCTTCTGGTGATCGCACGTCTTCTGCAGGGTATTTCTGCGGCCGGCGAACAGGCCGGGGCCAATTCGATGACGCGGGAGCACGCACCGCCCAACCGCCGAGCGTTCTTTACCAGCTTTACGCTGAGTGGGACGCAGGCGGGACTCATCCTGGCAACTCTTGTCTTCATTCCCATTTCGAAACTGCCAGAGGCCGACCTGTTGTCGTGGGCCTGGCGCATTCCCTTCTTTCTCAGCCTTGTCGTGGTCATTGTCGGGTTCTGGGTGCGCCGCACCTCGCCGGAAACGCCGGTATTCCTCGAAGAAGCGAGGAAACACGAGAAAGCCAAGGTACCCTTGGTCACACTGTTCAGCAATTATTGGGCCGATGTGTTGCGTATCATTTTCGCCGCACTGATCTCGGTCGTCAGCACCATCTTCAGCGTGTTCACGCTTTCCTACGCGGTCAACACGATGCAGATTGACCGATCGACCATGCTGACGGTTCTTGTCCTCGCCAATATTGTCGCTCTTGGCGCAATCCCCCTGTGGGCTTCGCTCGCTGACCGCATCGGGCGCAAGCCGGTCTTCATTTTCGGTGCGCTCGGTTGCGCGGTCCTGATCTGGCCCTATATCTGGGCAATCAGCCAAGGCAATCTCACGCTGATCTTTGTCCTTGGTATTCTGCTATCGGGCGTGGTCTATAGTGCGTCGAATGGGGTCTGGCCCGCACTCTATGGTGAAATGTTCGATACGCGTGTCCGTCTCTCCGGGATGGCGATCGGGACGCAGATCGGCTTTGCCCTGGGCGGCTTCGCGCCGACAATCAGTGCGGCTCTTCTTGGCACAGGACCGAACGGCTGGGTTCCCGTCGCGGCGTTCACGTCGGTGACTGCGATCGTCGCTGCGATCTCCGCCGCGACCGCTTTCGAGACTTACCGAACGCCAATGCTTGAACTGGGCAAAAAACCGGTCAACATCGCGGCTTGA
- a CDS encoding TetR/AcrR family transcriptional regulator, producing MSISTPSRKRVSNERSRTNDPDRTKADILAVATEEFAAYGLSGARVDAIAERTRTSKRMIYYYFGGKDGLYLAVLEKAYADIRAIESALELDMLDPVEALRRVIDQTFENDDSHTDFVRLVTIENINQGKHLAEASSIREINLRIIQIIEAILERGRASGLFRSDLEPVDVHMMISAFCFFRVANRHTFGAIHRVDLSEPGRRQKHKQMIADAVIALLQKK from the coding sequence ATGTCAATTTCAACGCCCTCCCGGAAACGTGTATCAAATGAGCGGAGCCGGACCAATGATCCGGACCGGACCAAGGCGGACATACTTGCGGTGGCAACCGAAGAATTTGCTGCTTATGGCCTCAGTGGCGCCCGGGTTGATGCCATTGCCGAGCGGACGCGCACGTCAAAGCGCATGATCTACTATTATTTCGGCGGCAAGGACGGGCTTTATCTCGCCGTTCTCGAAAAGGCCTATGCCGATATCCGGGCGATCGAGTCCGCGCTGGAACTTGATATGCTCGACCCGGTCGAGGCGTTGCGCCGGGTCATCGATCAGACGTTTGAGAATGACGACAGTCATACCGATTTTGTTCGGCTCGTCACCATCGAAAACATAAATCAGGGCAAGCATCTCGCCGAGGCGTCGTCCATCCGCGAAATCAATCTGCGGATTATCCAGATCATCGAAGCAATCCTGGAACGCGGCCGCGCCTCGGGCCTGTTTCGTTCGGACCTTGAGCCGGTCGATGTCCACATGATGATCAGCGCCTTCTGCTTCTTCCGCGTTGCGAACCGCCACACCTTCGGCGCGATACACCGTGTCGATTTGTCGGAACCCGGACGGCGTCAGAAACACAAGCAGATGATTGCGGACGCGGTGATCGCTCTTCTCCAAAAGAAGTAA
- a CDS encoding DUF1810 domain-containing protein has translation MPQKDLFDLERFVVAQAPVFEIALKELQGGRKQSHWMWFVFPQLRGLGHSPTAEFYGIASLDEARAYLAHPLLGSRLYLCTDTVLQIEAHSLQSIFGSPDDIKFRSCMTLFTMAVGGADDPFFQALKRWCEGRPDEKTLTLISP, from the coding sequence ATGCCGCAAAAAGATCTCTTCGACCTTGAACGTTTCGTTGTCGCGCAGGCGCCCGTCTTCGAGATCGCGCTGAAGGAACTGCAAGGCGGCCGAAAACAAAGCCATTGGATGTGGTTTGTCTTCCCGCAATTGCGTGGCCTCGGCCATTCGCCGACAGCCGAGTTCTACGGCATTGCCTCACTGGACGAGGCGCGTGCATACCTCGCACATCCACTCCTCGGATCAAGGCTCTATCTGTGTACAGATACCGTTTTGCAGATCGAGGCACATTCGCTGCAATCTATCTTCGGCTCACCCGATGACATCAAGTTCAGATCGTGCATGACGCTGTTCACGATGGCGGTGGGGGGAGCAGACGACCCATTCTTCCAGGCATTGAAACGCTGGTGCGAAGGGCGGCCCGACGAAAAGACGCTCACATTGATTTCACCCTAA